From the Ruania alkalisoli genome, one window contains:
- a CDS encoding alpha/beta fold hydrolase — MTPDPALVQQPGPWTHRMVAANGGRFHVALAGPDDGQAPLVVLLHAFPQFWWAWRAQIPALAEAGYRVAAMDLRGYAGSDKPPSGHDTPSMVADVRGVIGSLGASSAVVIGHGLGGQVAWSMPAMAPAVTRAVGVLAAPHPVPLHTPSVRVAPVSTLRTLARFQVPWFPERSFTHADGVAHLLRAWGAPGWEPEGVDLYTQAVRLPFVAHSAMEQLRWSLRSTPRVDGQRYRAAVNKAITVPVLSMRGTADPVFTDSSYRRDGDYVHATYSRVSVAGAGHWLPEEAPEQVSELLIEWLGGLE, encoded by the coding sequence GTGACACCCGACCCCGCGCTTGTGCAGCAACCCGGCCCGTGGACCCACCGGATGGTCGCCGCCAACGGCGGTCGCTTCCATGTGGCGCTGGCCGGGCCCGACGATGGGCAGGCACCGCTGGTGGTGCTGCTGCACGCCTTCCCACAGTTCTGGTGGGCCTGGCGGGCACAGATCCCCGCGCTCGCAGAGGCCGGCTACCGGGTGGCAGCGATGGACCTGCGCGGCTACGCGGGCTCCGACAAGCCGCCCTCCGGTCACGACACGCCCTCGATGGTGGCGGACGTACGCGGGGTGATCGGCTCACTCGGGGCGAGCTCCGCCGTCGTGATCGGACACGGCCTCGGAGGCCAGGTGGCGTGGTCGATGCCGGCCATGGCCCCGGCGGTCACGCGTGCGGTGGGGGTGCTCGCCGCCCCGCACCCGGTTCCCTTGCACACCCCGTCGGTCCGGGTGGCGCCCGTGAGCACGCTGCGCACCCTGGCACGGTTCCAGGTGCCGTGGTTCCCGGAGCGGTCCTTCACCCACGCCGACGGCGTCGCTCACCTTCTGCGGGCCTGGGGGGCTCCCGGGTGGGAACCGGAGGGCGTGGACCTGTACACCCAGGCGGTGCGGCTGCCGTTCGTCGCGCACAGCGCGATGGAGCAGTTGCGCTGGTCGTTGCGGTCCACCCCCCGCGTGGACGGCCAGCGGTACCGGGCTGCGGTGAACAAGGCAATCACAGTGCCGGTGCTCTCGATGCGCGGCACGGCGGACCCGGTGTTCACCGACTCCTCCTACCGGCGGGACGGCGACTACGTGCACGCCACCTACTCCCGGGTG